atataattgatccAACCCAcgttcaagaaaaaaatatataacatgatATGGTAGATATTTTCTAACAATAAACTAAAGTAGTGCAACTGCAACTATTaaattgttatgttttgaaatgtctatatatttatagtaaaacaaatacatgtgCGGGTGCCTAAtgataattaaaacaatatcaTTTTGATGTTTTCTTTAGTTACAAATGATCTCAGCTTAATTAAAGCAACAAGAAATTGACCAAAAACATAGGAACAAGTAAATACTATACAAGAACATTCAAATATAGAGGATTTGATTTCATGATAACATTTTGTTGATCATCAAAGCGTTTTTACACAGCTTGAGAAATATGTTGTTCCTCTGTGAAAGCTCTGCGTCGTTCCCAGCACGTGACACCAACGTGCTGTCACAAGACTCGATGGCGCTGATCGCCGCACGCAGCCAGACGTCGACATCAGCGTGTGCGTTGGCGAGCATGGCGGAGACCGAGTCGTCAAGCTGCTCCACCGCGTCTTGGTAGTTCTTCAGACAGTCCTCGAGGGTGACCTCCGTGGCCGGTTCAAGATCCTCGAGGGTGAGCTTTTCCTTGATGTAGGTGGAGGTGGCGGAGGCGTTAGCAGACGCGATGGAGATAGCTATGATCTCGACCTCGTTGTTGGTGGCTGCGAAGTCACCGGACTCGGGACTCTGTTGTATGCTGGCGATACATAGTTTTGGGTCGTCAGAGTGTTTGCACAAGTTGGAAATCAGACCGGAATCAGCATTTCCGGCGACGGAGGAGAGAAGAACGATGCAAAGGAAGAGAAGTACGGTGAATTGCTTCATGTTTGATTATTGGGTTTGGAGTGAGGAGtatcgatgatgatgatgatgatgatgatgagagatttatatttgaaaaagaACGAAACAATAATCGAAGTTAAAAAGcgaatttttgtttattgttttttgttgttgaagaaatttatttttagtatcTTTGTTTGTAATGCAATGGAAAACTAAATTGCCTTCAGAAATAGGCTGGAATATAGGAAACAGAAAACAACATGAAACATGACCTAACTTGGCTTGCAAGACATTTCAGAAGAAGCAATAGAGATGCTATTTTCGCAGCTTTCTTCACTGATTTCTCACACTCCATCTTTCGAACTATCCGTTGCTGAAGAAAGAAGAACGTGATCTACCAAAATAATTATAACTCTCTTCATAACGACGGGAAAGAAACCACCGGAGGGAATATTCCGATATGGGTGCTTGAGTAAAGAGAGAAACCAAGATTTTTTAAGTGTAATACATACTAATAAGAGGTGAATCGATATTATAGGATTTTGAGTGTTTATTATCATCTTCTACTGAATATTACTAGATTGTAGTCctcaaaaactataaaaaggGCCTATTGTAAGCTTACCTTGGGATCCACCTAGTTATGCATAGTGTGGAGAAGATAGACCATCAAAACAAGAGTACTGAGAAATCTCTTGGAGAAGCTACGATGGACAATGCAAGATGAAAGACTTCCACTACACATTATCCAATACGCTAAAATAAAAACTACTTCTACATTGGCTACATTCTCATCCCCATACTGAGATAGTCGCTGTCAGTGGTTTGGTTAGCAAACCGCAATTCATAAAACAGATTTTGCTTAGTAACTCCAAGCTTCAGACACCTTTGTTTGATTTCATTCAACTGGAAACCAATATGATTTTACCAGTGGTATGGATGGTAAATGCTGAGGTTTCTCTGCCTAATCAATCTTCCTTCTTCTGTGTGCAAATGATGAAAGCCGGTACTTGTTGACATTGTTCTTCCACCTTCCCAACCATAAAGTTGATGAGAAGAGCGTAGGAAGAATGGTTCTTGCCAAAGCAGAGGGCgtctttctggtgattctccagtgTACCGACGAGGATAGCTCGTCCGTGTTAGCATACTCTGTCTTTCCCTGTTATAAATATCAAGCGGAACTCCACTGAAGCGGCTTGAGCATTCAAGGCACCGTTCTTCTTCACGATGATGACAGAACTCATGAAACTGGAAGCTGCTTCTTTCGTTGTATCTTAAGTTGTCTTGATAACAGTGATCATGGTGTCTTTCAAGAGCAAAAGACGCTGGTCTTTGAGCTGTTGGGATATATCTAGCATCTTCAAACTGTGAACATCTAATTAGTTCTCGGTAATAACCAAGATCCAGTGGAGATGTTCTCAATTGTCTTGATTGAACCAAAGGATCATGCACTTGTACAGGTCTTTGGCTAACACCTTGAGATTGTGTTTGTGGCTGGAGGGGATACATGAGCAACTTTGATTCTCGTTCCTTCGTCTCTCTCCATCTCACCTTCTCAGCATAAATCTCCTTAGCGACGCGAGAGACAGCGAACTTGAAAGTAGTGCACTCTCCCAAAGGGAAAGGCTTGTCACATCTACACCCATCTCCTCTCTTGTTCTCGTAACCAGGGTACTCGCTCTTCTCGAACGCCACGCACTGTGTCAACACAAGAGAGCATCTGCTAGCGAGCTCCTCGAGATTCCAGTTACAAAAAGGTGCTTTGTCCTTGTGAGAGACGTGGATTTCTCCATCAGCTCTTACCATATGGGCTGCTCCATGAAAAAATCCAAACACCAGTGCTCTATGCTTCCTATAAGTACAACAAAAGAAGATGAGATAATAAGTACACATACAACTGGGAGAAGACAGGGGGCACTATACTTACTGTATAAGTCTTGAATCAGTCTCTTTGCCGTGGAAGCCGGCGTGAGGGAAGTTGAAGATGATACGGTCAAATCTTCTGGAGTTAAGATGAGGGTGTAGGTGGAGTTTGGTTGCATCAACACCATGTAAGAGGGAAGCTCCAAGTCTCTTGAGAGTAGCAAGGTTTGATCTTGCCTTGCTGTACTTTCTAACCACATCATCTGCTTCAAAATCACCATAAGAGACATTAAACAAACAGCAGAGGGAGAATCCAACTTAAAAGGTACAAACTTTCAACTCTTCAAATGAATTTGGATTCTTGTCATTTGAAGCATAAGGTGGAAGTGAGATCAAAACCCTAACTAAACTCTTTGTCATAGAAACTTCACGGGAGAAAACAATATCAAGTTCACCGTATGAATCGAGGGAGGAAGCGCAGATATTGGAAGCAGAGCGGAAGCGGGAAGCTAAGCTGCAGGAGAATGAGAAGTCTCCTTCGCCCACGAGAAGTATCTGATGGTTCGATGAATAGTGTGTCAGCCatacttcttcatcatcatcataatctCTGATAAGCTTCGAGGAGAGCTCTCTCGAGGTGGCCATGAGTGAAGAAGATgctgtgtttttctttttgagtttgGAAATGTTATAACGTTACTGTGTTCTCTTGCTCTGTTTGTAGTGACAATTTAGTTTcctatcaaaaaaattgaaatgacGATTCGGTTTTTACATGACAAAAGGGGATGAATTGGATGATCAGTAAATTCtaaattgataattttttgggttggtttcaatccataaagtgtATGCATCTTTGTTGCCAAACAAAAAAGGAACATTTCAGGCCCATGAACAGATCTTCGCCTAATGGTTTGGAGGAGAAAGCGTTTTGATGAGTTGAGAAGCTGAATGggccattaaaaaaaaaagaaaccattACTTCGGCTCCCAAGCTAATAACATGAATGAATGTGCTTCAAAGACTATCTACTTTTTACCTAAAACCACGTTTCACGAGTCTTTGAAGATTTCATGTTCATTAAAACATCATCATCCTCCTGATACCTATGTTTAACAGTTTTCAATGCCGACGACAATCATGCAATTCGTGAAGGCAGCAGAatcatttatagaaaaaattcACATCCTTTCAATTGTAAGAGATTAATAATAATCCATGAGAAGAATAGACTCATTCATATTAATGAGCCAGGCTCAAATAGGTCTCATGTCAGGCTTTTAGTTAGTTAGTGTGCCTTTTAAATATAGTTTTGACGGTTGAGATATGTCTGTGGATATTCAACGGTGAGGAGCAACACCCATGTTCTCAATGCCATTCTGAAACATGTATGAGAGAGCATACTGTCAAAAAATGACTAACACAAGTAGAATTATAGGATGTTGTTGTATTAGTTCCTAAATCTTACTCGCATGTTCTCAAAATGT
This genomic interval from Brassica napus cultivar Da-Ae chromosome A6, Da-Ae, whole genome shotgun sequence contains the following:
- the LOC106350991 gene encoding pectinesterase inhibitor gives rise to the protein MKQFTVLLFLCIVLLSSVAGNADSGLISNLCKHSDDPKLCIASIQQSPESGDFAATNNEVEIIAISIASANASATSTYIKEKLTLEDLEPATEVTLEDCLKNYQDAVEQLDDSVSAMLANAHADVDVWLRAAISAIESCDSTLVSRAGNDAELSQRNNIFLKLCKNALMINKMLS
- the LOC111198456 gene encoding uncharacterized protein LOC111198456, producing the protein MCTYYLIFFCCTYRKHRALVFGFFHGAAHMVRADGEIHVSHKDKAPFCNWNLEELASRCSLVLTQCVAFEKSEYPGYENKRGDGCRCDKPFPLGECTTFKFAVSRVAKEIYAEKVRWRETKERESKLLMYPLQPQTQSQGVSQRPVQVHDPLVQSRQLRTSPLDLGYYRELIRCSQFEDARYIPTAQRPASFALERHHDHCYQDNLRYNERSSFQFHEFCHHREEERCLECSSRFSGVPLDIYNRERQSMLTRTSYPRRYTGESPERRPLLWQEPFFLRSSHQLYGWEGGRTMSTSTGFHHLHTEEGRLIRQRNLSIYHPYHW
- the LOC106349568 gene encoding heavy metal-associated isoprenylated plant protein 41-like, which gives rise to MATSRELSSKLIRDYDDDEEVWLTHYSSNHQILLVGEGDFSFSCSLASRFRSASNICASSLDSYGELDIVFSREVSMTKSLVRVLISLPPYASNDKNPNSFEELKVYDVVRKYSKARSNLATLKRLGASLLHGVDATKLHLHPHLNSRRFDRIIFNFPHAGFHGKETDSRLIQ